A portion of the Musa acuminata AAA Group cultivar baxijiao chromosome BXJ1-1, Cavendish_Baxijiao_AAA, whole genome shotgun sequence genome contains these proteins:
- the LOC135675815 gene encoding bZIP transcription factor RISBZ4-like isoform X1 translates to MKKSASELVLEAFLRPDGGDDGERNPPRPPPSSLEELLLPGALDFGFVDRVGVSGHSAGGGRQLLSRESQAWSLTPRHSNISVNMDTQSSICDGTPTSSHKLLAKANQTLGGTSGSEQSDEESLEIEGGPCEQSTDAIDIKRLRREGQSRLLFMKKGINQPVFIHEGVTRRMVSNRESARRSRKRKQAHLADLESQVDQLRGENESLFKQLTDANQEFTEAVTNNRVLKSNVEALRIKVKMAEDLVTRGSLACSLDHLLQSSVGSPQFLNPQLPCEESSDFLPTIEFQGDDSSYIGIPAGGRAQNVGMETGDAKTAALRSGLSNASIGSLHNRIPSEVASCVTDIWACDSNTGTMLK, encoded by the exons ATGAAGAAGAGCGCGTCGGAGCTGGTGCTGGAGGCGTTCCTGCGGCCGGATGGAGGCGATGACGGAGAGCGGAACCCCCCTCGGCCTCCGCCTTCGTCCTTGGAGGAGTTACTCCTCCCCGGAGCTCTAGATTTCGGATTCGTCGATCGG GTTGGTGTAAGTGGCCATTCGGCTGGTGGTGGGCGGCAGCTACTGAGCAGAGAGAGCCAGGCGTGGTCTCTGACGCCCAGGCACTCTAACATCTCGGTGAACATGGATACCCAATCCTCTATCTGTG ATGGGACACCAACTTCATCTCATAAGCTTTTGGCAAAAGCAAATCAAACTCTTGGGGGAACGAGCGGGTCTGAGCAATCAGATGAGGAGTCCCTAGAAATTGAAGGTGGGCCTTGTGAACAAAGCACAGATGCTATAGACATCAAACGCTTGCGAAG GGAAGGACAATCTCGTCTCTTATTCATGAAGAAGGGCATCAACCAACCTGTATTCATCCATGAGGGGGTCACAAGAAG GATGGTGTCCAATCGGGAATCTGCTAGGCGGTCAAGAAAGAGAAAGCAAGCCCATCTAGCTGATCTCGAGTCGCAG GTTGATCAACTTCGAGGGGAAAATGAATCTCTATTCAAGCAACTAACAGATGCCAATCAGGAATTCACTGAAGCTGTCACAAATAATCGGGTTCTCAAGTCAAATGTGGAAGCACTGAGAATTAAA GTGAAGATGGCAGAAGATTTGGTCACCAGAGGTAGTTTAGCTTGCAGTCTAGATCATCTCCTCCAAAGCAGTGTTGGGTCACCACAGTTCCTAAACCCTCAACTGCCATGTGAGGAATCATCAGATTTCCTCCCCACCATCGAATTCCAAGGAGATGACTCGAGCTACATTGGCATCCCAGCTGGTGGACGAGCTCAGAACGTAGGAATGGAGACTGGTGATGCCAAAACTGCAGCACTCAGGTCCGGGTTGAGCAATGCAAGCATAGGCAGCCTACATAATAGAATTCCTAGTGAAGTGGCAAGCTGTGTGACTGACATCTGGGCGTGCGATTCCAACACAGGCACAATGCTCAAGTAG
- the LOC135675815 gene encoding bZIP transcription factor RISBZ4-like isoform X2 has product MKKSASELVLEAFLRPDGGDDGERNPPRPPPSSLEELLLPGALDFGFVDRVGVSGHSAGGGRQLLSRESQAWSLTPRHSNISVNMDTQSSICDGTPTSSHKLLAKANQTLGGTSGSEQSDEESLEIEGGPCEQSTDAIDIKRLRRMVSNRESARRSRKRKQAHLADLESQVDQLRGENESLFKQLTDANQEFTEAVTNNRVLKSNVEALRIKVKMAEDLVTRGSLACSLDHLLQSSVGSPQFLNPQLPCEESSDFLPTIEFQGDDSSYIGIPAGGRAQNVGMETGDAKTAALRSGLSNASIGSLHNRIPSEVASCVTDIWACDSNTGTMLK; this is encoded by the exons ATGAAGAAGAGCGCGTCGGAGCTGGTGCTGGAGGCGTTCCTGCGGCCGGATGGAGGCGATGACGGAGAGCGGAACCCCCCTCGGCCTCCGCCTTCGTCCTTGGAGGAGTTACTCCTCCCCGGAGCTCTAGATTTCGGATTCGTCGATCGG GTTGGTGTAAGTGGCCATTCGGCTGGTGGTGGGCGGCAGCTACTGAGCAGAGAGAGCCAGGCGTGGTCTCTGACGCCCAGGCACTCTAACATCTCGGTGAACATGGATACCCAATCCTCTATCTGTG ATGGGACACCAACTTCATCTCATAAGCTTTTGGCAAAAGCAAATCAAACTCTTGGGGGAACGAGCGGGTCTGAGCAATCAGATGAGGAGTCCCTAGAAATTGAAGGTGGGCCTTGTGAACAAAGCACAGATGCTATAGACATCAAACGCTTGCGAAG GATGGTGTCCAATCGGGAATCTGCTAGGCGGTCAAGAAAGAGAAAGCAAGCCCATCTAGCTGATCTCGAGTCGCAG GTTGATCAACTTCGAGGGGAAAATGAATCTCTATTCAAGCAACTAACAGATGCCAATCAGGAATTCACTGAAGCTGTCACAAATAATCGGGTTCTCAAGTCAAATGTGGAAGCACTGAGAATTAAA GTGAAGATGGCAGAAGATTTGGTCACCAGAGGTAGTTTAGCTTGCAGTCTAGATCATCTCCTCCAAAGCAGTGTTGGGTCACCACAGTTCCTAAACCCTCAACTGCCATGTGAGGAATCATCAGATTTCCTCCCCACCATCGAATTCCAAGGAGATGACTCGAGCTACATTGGCATCCCAGCTGGTGGACGAGCTCAGAACGTAGGAATGGAGACTGGTGATGCCAAAACTGCAGCACTCAGGTCCGGGTTGAGCAATGCAAGCATAGGCAGCCTACATAATAGAATTCCTAGTGAAGTGGCAAGCTGTGTGACTGACATCTGGGCGTGCGATTCCAACACAGGCACAATGCTCAAGTAG
- the LOC135585244 gene encoding pumilio homolog 5-like isoform X8: protein MICIEEDYTQTPCPLYDDHSYPSSRIILEQASNQDEFPNPLNDSSIGKTNSETKTPSIVVNSHTPHLCLHSVGSTSDDDFGCVSVLRPASTEKTVNLHPGQNESTNGSTDIHNSISPRGVVDLSLGNIEDEMKKLRLSSDGHKSHQSQQHLQQVGINTRRLSSHVQTGQSHVLAQGVHHSQISGCHYSHGQPKLPSVEVQPLLQSSGVSPSFVTGAAYGTPYYHNMQSSGLHPSHFGISGYALNPPVVTPLVSANPPHHTGNLVPFENAVGANFSARASGVSSGGNVASGVEMQHLYKIYGQLAPAIQPPFPDPIYVPFYQYPSIDAYATEAPASSAYLPHQTPQATRVAGVNTLCAIKGGSVSPNYHESSPNISFLMQFPSSPLVSPVFQGSSVAGTSFSGRKNGNIKFSFGNAGSLFGWQGQRRCEKADYSNSYSFIEELKSNKACRYELSNIAGHIVEFSTDQHGSRFIQQKLETCSLDEKTSAFKEVLPHASSLMTDVFGNYVIQKFFEHGNAEQRKELAIKLVGIVLPLSLQMYGCRVIQKALEVIELNQKTQLVQELDGNVMRCVRDQNGNHVIQKCIECILTQKIGFIISAFRGQVVTLSTHPYGCRVIQRVLEHCTDESRSHWIVDEILQSACLLAQDQYGNYVTQHVLERGKPHERSQIISKFFGQIVQMSQHKFASNVVEKCLEYGNIEERDHLIKEIVGHTEGNDNLLVMMKDRFANYVVQKILEISTDKQCEILLDRIRVHLQALKKYTYGKHIVARVEQLCGEGTDSFSTY from the exons GAAGATTATACTCAGACTCCATGTCCACTGTATGATGATCATTCTTATCCGTCAAGCCGCATAATACTAGAGCAAGCATCAAATCAAGATGAGTTTCCGAATCCTCTAAATGATTCTTCAATTGGCAAGACTAATTCAGAAACAAAAACACCCAGCATTGTTGTCAATTCTCATACGCCTCACCTATGCCTACATTCAGTTGGATCAACGTCggatgatgattttggttgtGTATCAGTTCTACGCCCAGCATCCACTGAGAAGACAGTTAATCTACACCCAGGTCAAAATGAATCAACCAATGGCAGCACTGATATACACAACAGCATTTCACCTCGCGGCGTGGTTGATCTAAGTCTTGGTAATATTGAAGATGAGATGAAGAAGCTAAGGCTCTCTTCTGATGGCCACAAAAGTCACCAATCACAGCAACACTTGCAGCAAGTTGGCATAAATACACGAAGATTGTCTTCCCATGTTCAGACTGGTCAGTCTCATGTACTTGCTCAAGGAGTGCACCATTCTCAAATTAGTGGATGTCACTATTCTCATGGACAACCCAAATTACCCTCTGTTGAAGTGCAACCTTTGTTGCAATCCTCTGGCGTTTCTCCATCGTTTGTCACAGGAGCTGCATATGGAACTCCATATTACCACAACATGCAATCTTCTGGCCTACATCCTTCCCACTTCGGGATAAGTGGGTATGCACTAAATCCCCCAGTTGTTACTCCACTTGTTTCTGCTAATCCTCCTCATCATACTGGTAATCTGGTGCCTTTTGAGAATGCTGTGGGTGCAAACTTCAGTGCTAGAGCTTCTGGAGTTTCTTCTGGGGGAAATGTTGCATCTGGAGTTGAGATGCAGCATTTGTATAAGATATATGGGCAGCTGGCTCCAGCTATTCAGCCTCCCTTTCCAGATCCTATATATGTGCCTTTTTATCAGTACCCCTCTATAGATGCATACGCTACTGAAG CTCCAGCTTCTTCTGCATATTTGCCTCATCAGACGCCCCAGGCCACAAGAGTTGCTGGTGTCAATACACTTTGTGCTATAAAAGGAGGCAGTGTTAGTCCCAATTACCATGAGAGCTCTCCAAACATCAGTTTCCTGATGCAATTTCCAAGCTCCCCGCTTGTCAGTCCTGTTTTTCAAGGATCATCAGTAGCTGGGACAAGCTTTTCAGGAAGAAAAAATGGCAACATTAAGTTTTCGTTCGGAAATGCTGGTTCTTTATTTGGATGGCAAGGCCAAAGAAGATGTGAGAAGGCTGACTACTCAAATTCATACTCTTTTATTGAAGAGCTTAAGTCCAACAAAGCCTGTAGATATGAGTTATCCAATATTGCTGGGCATATTGTTGAATTTAG CACTGACCAACATGGTAGTCGATTTATTCAGCAAAAGTTAGAGACTTGTAGTCTTGATGAGAAGACATCAGCTTTTAAGGAAGTGCTTCCACATGCTTCTTCACTAATGACTGATGTATTCGGGAATTATGTCATTCAAAAG TTTTTTGAGCATGGGAATGCTGAACAAAGGAAAGAGCTTGCTATTAAGCTTGTTGGCATTGTCTTGCCTTTGAGCCTGCAGATGTATGGTTGTCGTGTAATTCAGAAG GCTCTTGAGGTTATTGAGCTTAATCAGAAAACACAGCTTGTGCAAGAACTCGATGGAAATGTCATGAGATGTGTTCGAGATCAGAATGGGAACCATGTGATTCAAAAGTGCATTGAGTGTATACTGACACAGAAAATTGGTTTTATAATATCTGCATTTCGTGGTCAAGTTGTAACACTTTCTACACATCCTTATGGTTGCCGAGTGATCCAG AGAGTGCTTGAGCATTGTACAGATGAATCTCGAAGCCATTGGATTGTGGATGAGATTTTGCAATCAGCTTGCCTGCTTGCACAGGATCAGTATGGCAATTATGTCACACAA CATGTTTTAGAGAGGGGAAAACCACATGAAAGAAGCCAAATCATCAGCAAATTTTTTGGGCAAATTGTACAGATGAGCCAACACAAATTTGCTTCAAATGTTGTTGAGAAGTGTTTGGAGTATGGTAATATTGAAGAAAGAGATCACCTGATCAAGGAAATAGTTGGACATACTGAAGGAAATGATAATTTGCTG GTAATGATGAAGGATCGGTTTGCAAATTATGTGGTCCAGAAGATTCTTGAAATAAGCACTGATAAACAATGTGAAATCTTGCTGGATCGCATAAGAGTTCATCTGCAGGCTCTGAAGAAATACACCTATGGGAAACATATAGTTGCTCGGGTTGAACAGTTATGTGGTGAAGGTACAGATTCATTCTCTACATATTAA
- the LOC135585244 gene encoding pumilio homolog 5-like isoform X7: MICIEEDYTQTPCPLYDDHSYPSSRIILEQASNQDEFPNPLNDSSIGKTNSETKTPSIVVNSHTPHLCLHSVGSTSDDDFGCVSVLRPASTEKTVNLHPGQNESTNGSTDIHNSISPRGVVDLSLGNIEDEMKKLRLSSDGHKSHQSQQHLQQVGINTRRLSSHVQTGQSHVLAQGVHHSQISGCHYSHGQPKLPSVEVQPLLQSSGVSPSFVTGAAYGTPYYHNMQSSGLHPSHFGISGYALNPPVVTPLVSANPPHHTGNLVPFENAVGANFSARASGVSSGGNVASGVEMQHLYKIYGQLAPAIQPPFPDPIYVPFYQYPSIDAYATEGQYDSMIFRGSVLRSLPVSSGLPTAPASSAYLPHQTPQATRVAGVNTLCAIKGGSVSPNYHESSPNISFLMQFPSSPLVSPVFQGSSVAGTSFSGRKNGNIKFSFGNAGSLFGWQGQRRCEKADYSNSYSFIEELKSNKACRYELSNIAGHIVEFSTDQHGSRFIQQKLETCSLDEKTSAFKEVLPHASSLMTDVFGNYVIQKFFEHGNAEQRKELAIKLVGIVLPLSLQMYGCRVIQKALEVIELNQKTQLVQELDGNVMRCVRDQNGNHVIQKCIECILTQKIGFIISAFRGQVVTLSTHPYGCRVIQRVLEHCTDESRSHWIVDEILQSACLLAQDQYGNYVTQHVLERGKPHERSQIISKFFGQIVQMSQHKFASNVVEKCLEYGNIEERDHLIKEIVGHTEGNDNLLVMMKDRFANYVVQKILEISTDKQCEILLDRIRVHLQALKKYTYGKHIVARVEQLCGEGTDSFSTY, encoded by the exons GAAGATTATACTCAGACTCCATGTCCACTGTATGATGATCATTCTTATCCGTCAAGCCGCATAATACTAGAGCAAGCATCAAATCAAGATGAGTTTCCGAATCCTCTAAATGATTCTTCAATTGGCAAGACTAATTCAGAAACAAAAACACCCAGCATTGTTGTCAATTCTCATACGCCTCACCTATGCCTACATTCAGTTGGATCAACGTCggatgatgattttggttgtGTATCAGTTCTACGCCCAGCATCCACTGAGAAGACAGTTAATCTACACCCAGGTCAAAATGAATCAACCAATGGCAGCACTGATATACACAACAGCATTTCACCTCGCGGCGTGGTTGATCTAAGTCTTGGTAATATTGAAGATGAGATGAAGAAGCTAAGGCTCTCTTCTGATGGCCACAAAAGTCACCAATCACAGCAACACTTGCAGCAAGTTGGCATAAATACACGAAGATTGTCTTCCCATGTTCAGACTGGTCAGTCTCATGTACTTGCTCAAGGAGTGCACCATTCTCAAATTAGTGGATGTCACTATTCTCATGGACAACCCAAATTACCCTCTGTTGAAGTGCAACCTTTGTTGCAATCCTCTGGCGTTTCTCCATCGTTTGTCACAGGAGCTGCATATGGAACTCCATATTACCACAACATGCAATCTTCTGGCCTACATCCTTCCCACTTCGGGATAAGTGGGTATGCACTAAATCCCCCAGTTGTTACTCCACTTGTTTCTGCTAATCCTCCTCATCATACTGGTAATCTGGTGCCTTTTGAGAATGCTGTGGGTGCAAACTTCAGTGCTAGAGCTTCTGGAGTTTCTTCTGGGGGAAATGTTGCATCTGGAGTTGAGATGCAGCATTTGTATAAGATATATGGGCAGCTGGCTCCAGCTATTCAGCCTCCCTTTCCAGATCCTATATATGTGCCTTTTTATCAGTACCCCTCTATAGATGCATACGCTACTGAAGGTCAGTATGATTCAATGATCTTTAGGGGAAGTGTTTTGCGAAGCTTACCTGTTTCTTCTGGTCTACCAACAGCTCCAGCTTCTTCTGCATATTTGCCTCATCAGACGCCCCAGGCCACAAGAGTTGCTGGTGTCAATACACTTTGTGCTATAAAAGGAGGCAGTGTTAGTCCCAATTACCATGAGAGCTCTCCAAACATCAGTTTCCTGATGCAATTTCCAAGCTCCCCGCTTGTCAGTCCTGTTTTTCAAGGATCATCAGTAGCTGGGACAAGCTTTTCAGGAAGAAAAAATGGCAACATTAAGTTTTCGTTCGGAAATGCTGGTTCTTTATTTGGATGGCAAGGCCAAAGAAGATGTGAGAAGGCTGACTACTCAAATTCATACTCTTTTATTGAAGAGCTTAAGTCCAACAAAGCCTGTAGATATGAGTTATCCAATATTGCTGGGCATATTGTTGAATTTAG CACTGACCAACATGGTAGTCGATTTATTCAGCAAAAGTTAGAGACTTGTAGTCTTGATGAGAAGACATCAGCTTTTAAGGAAGTGCTTCCACATGCTTCTTCACTAATGACTGATGTATTCGGGAATTATGTCATTCAAAAG TTTTTTGAGCATGGGAATGCTGAACAAAGGAAAGAGCTTGCTATTAAGCTTGTTGGCATTGTCTTGCCTTTGAGCCTGCAGATGTATGGTTGTCGTGTAATTCAGAAG GCTCTTGAGGTTATTGAGCTTAATCAGAAAACACAGCTTGTGCAAGAACTCGATGGAAATGTCATGAGATGTGTTCGAGATCAGAATGGGAACCATGTGATTCAAAAGTGCATTGAGTGTATACTGACACAGAAAATTGGTTTTATAATATCTGCATTTCGTGGTCAAGTTGTAACACTTTCTACACATCCTTATGGTTGCCGAGTGATCCAG AGAGTGCTTGAGCATTGTACAGATGAATCTCGAAGCCATTGGATTGTGGATGAGATTTTGCAATCAGCTTGCCTGCTTGCACAGGATCAGTATGGCAATTATGTCACACAA CATGTTTTAGAGAGGGGAAAACCACATGAAAGAAGCCAAATCATCAGCAAATTTTTTGGGCAAATTGTACAGATGAGCCAACACAAATTTGCTTCAAATGTTGTTGAGAAGTGTTTGGAGTATGGTAATATTGAAGAAAGAGATCACCTGATCAAGGAAATAGTTGGACATACTGAAGGAAATGATAATTTGCTG GTAATGATGAAGGATCGGTTTGCAAATTATGTGGTCCAGAAGATTCTTGAAATAAGCACTGATAAACAATGTGAAATCTTGCTGGATCGCATAAGAGTTCATCTGCAGGCTCTGAAGAAATACACCTATGGGAAACATATAGTTGCTCGGGTTGAACAGTTATGTGGTGAAGGTACAGATTCATTCTCTACATATTAA